Proteins encoded within one genomic window of Candidatus Bipolaricaulota bacterium:
- a CDS encoding SDR family oxidoreductase yields MKDRPRAVITGGTGAIGLATAKSLSQSGYLPILNYAHDEARAMAALRALNGGAVLVRADVTTEAGATKLAEEATAGGIVRVLVNCVGDFLYKPLLETTLAEWDEIIRSNLTAAFLCARAFIPHMRKNKGGVIINVGMMHAETVRAVPHTVPYTAAKAGLMVLTKSLAKAEGRYGIRVNAVNPGFITGVYPPPTGAEIPLGRVGRPEEVAAAIAFLASDDASYITGAVLEVHGGAYL; encoded by the coding sequence ATGAAGGACAGACCACGGGCGGTGATCACGGGGGGGACAGGGGCGATCGGCCTTGCTACCGCCAAGAGCCTCTCCCAGTCTGGGTACCTTCCAATCCTGAACTACGCCCACGACGAGGCCCGCGCCATGGCTGCGCTGCGCGCCCTCAACGGAGGCGCCGTGCTGGTGCGGGCCGATGTTACGACAGAGGCCGGAGCGACCAAGCTGGCGGAGGAGGCGACCGCCGGAGGGATCGTCCGCGTTCTCGTCAACTGCGTAGGGGATTTCCTGTATAAACCCCTCCTGGAGACGACGCTCGCGGAGTGGGATGAAATCATCCGCAGCAACCTCACCGCCGCCTTCCTGTGCGCGCGTGCATTCATCCCTCACATGAGGAAGAACAAGGGCGGGGTGATCATCAACGTGGGGATGATGCACGCCGAGACGGTGCGCGCCGTCCCTCACACCGTCCCCTATACCGCGGCCAAGGCCGGGTTGATGGTTCTCACCAAATCCCTCGCCAAGGCGGAGGGACGGTATGGAATCAGGGTAAACGCGGTAAACCCCGGTTTCATCACCGGTGTCTACCCTCCTCCCACCGGGGCAGAGATCCCCCTCGGCAGGGTGGGAAGACCGGAGGAGGTGGCCGCCGCGATCGCGTTCCTCGCCTCGGACGACGCCTCCTACATCACCGGCGCCGTCCTCGAGGTGCACGGTGGTGCTTACCTCTAA
- a CDS encoding VWA domain-containing protein, which produces MKRTRHMKTARIILGLIWLVWAVGTIGQLGTAQPTTYGGVTFPQGDSAFADRVAAYVQGSCVCTAFSRAKEALGPPDCDGPGCTNCAGCGTCSVSLGYRLSELDDRAYLVLEFVDNRLVDVPGPDLFVYITNGHPARIEISADGSSFIAVGQADSWPTGIDISPYVQPGEEFRFVRISDVPADEDRSACSGPCVDAVGAMGPTRATGEEMGALELRPGGELALTALEAPKNLLIILDTSSSMAEPFEDSTKIEVAKRVLDELVGTIPDGTRVGLRVFGGCQVSKLLVPLAPLDRAALRARIQAIETGGPTPIAYALEQAKEDFDGAYGPDLILLVTDGMETCHGDPVKAAKDLLAAGYDLKIHVVGFDIGSLPKAREQLKEIAAATGGIYFDAQSSSELRQALQLPTELRYHVYDQAGQEVFSGNLREPAPNLPAGVYRVVIDTLPPTVVENVIVSANRTTMITVERADGGYKAEVSTP; this is translated from the coding sequence ATGAAAAGAACGCGCCACATGAAGACGGCAAGGATCATCCTCGGGCTCATCTGGTTGGTATGGGCTGTCGGGACGATCGGACAGCTCGGAACTGCCCAGCCCACGACCTACGGCGGAGTGACGTTCCCGCAGGGGGACTCTGCGTTCGCCGATCGGGTGGCGGCTTACGTGCAGGGAAGCTGTGTCTGCACGGCGTTCTCCCGTGCCAAGGAGGCGCTCGGACCGCCGGACTGCGACGGACCGGGGTGCACGAACTGTGCGGGGTGCGGAACGTGCTCCGTCTCCCTCGGCTACCGATTGAGCGAGCTCGACGACCGCGCCTACCTGGTTCTGGAGTTCGTCGACAACCGGCTGGTCGACGTTCCCGGTCCCGACCTGTTCGTCTACATAACCAACGGGCACCCGGCGCGAATCGAGATCAGCGCAGACGGGAGTTCGTTCATTGCGGTGGGGCAGGCCGATTCCTGGCCGACCGGGATCGACATCTCCCCCTATGTGCAACCGGGGGAGGAATTCAGATTTGTGCGGATCAGCGACGTCCCGGCGGACGAGGATCGAAGCGCATGTTCCGGACCGTGCGTAGATGCGGTCGGGGCGATGGGCCCGACGCGAGCGACCGGCGAGGAGATGGGGGCACTCGAACTGCGCCCCGGCGGTGAGCTCGCCTTGACCGCGCTCGAGGCCCCGAAGAACCTGCTCATCATCCTCGACACCTCCTCGAGCATGGCCGAGCCGTTCGAGGATTCGACCAAGATCGAGGTGGCAAAGCGGGTCCTCGATGAGTTGGTGGGAACGATCCCCGACGGGACCCGCGTTGGGCTGCGCGTATTTGGCGGCTGTCAGGTGAGTAAGCTCCTCGTCCCGCTCGCGCCGCTCGACCGCGCGGCGTTGCGCGCCCGGATTCAGGCGATCGAGACGGGCGGACCCACTCCGATCGCTTACGCCTTGGAGCAGGCGAAAGAGGACTTCGACGGGGCATACGGTCCTGACCTCATCCTGCTCGTAACCGATGGGATGGAGACGTGTCACGGTGATCCGGTAAAAGCGGCTAAGGACCTCCTCGCCGCCGGGTATGACCTGAAGATCCACGTGGTCGGGTTCGACATCGGGAGCCTGCCCAAGGCGCGGGAGCAGCTGAAGGAGATCGCCGCCGCCACCGGAGGGATCTACTTCGATGCCCAGAGCAGCTCCGAACTTCGCCAAGCGCTTCAGCTTCCGACCGAACTCCGCTACCACGTCTACGATCAGGCTGGGCAGGAGGTGTTCAGCGGAAACCTGCGCGAACCGGCCCCGAACCTCCCCGCCGGTGTCTACCGCGTGGTGATCGACACCCTCCCGCCGACCGTGGTGGAGAACGTCATCGTATCGGCGAACAGAACCACGATGATCACGGTGGAACGGGCGGATGGAGGGTACAAGGCCGAGGTCAGCACTCCTTAG
- the plsX gene encoding phosphate acyltransferase PlsX, with amino-acid sequence MRILVDVMSGDLPPEELVRGGVTAGREAGIEIGFVGAPDVIRTALSQVHEREGGRFFIVPASQVIRMDDPPVRAVREKRDSSLIKGLTSLKHGEGDAFVTPGNTGAAVAGAIFTLGRIHGVPRPGIAATLPTLSDREILIIDVGATVDCAPPHLLHFGLMGGSYARDVMGISTPRIGLLNIGVEKTKGNKLTQRAFSLLEGSPLPFVGNVEGHDLLTDPGVDVVVCDGFVGNVFLKALEGGINAVTSFLRNGIRSGGPREKLGGLLLQPVFAALRERLSYERHGGAPLLGVNGVVVIGHGRSDAAAIAGAINAARRAVAARLNERIAQGMKGWGNIGS; translated from the coding sequence ATGCGCATTTTAGTCGACGTAATGAGTGGAGATCTCCCGCCGGAGGAGCTGGTAAGAGGCGGGGTAACAGCCGGGCGTGAGGCAGGGATCGAGATCGGGTTTGTCGGAGCCCCTGACGTAATTCGTACTGCCCTCTCCCAGGTCCATGAGCGGGAAGGAGGGAGGTTCTTCATTGTCCCTGCCTCCCAAGTGATCCGGATGGACGACCCGCCGGTGCGCGCGGTGCGAGAGAAGCGCGACTCATCGCTGATAAAGGGATTAACCTCCCTGAAGCACGGTGAGGGAGATGCATTCGTCACCCCGGGGAACACTGGGGCGGCCGTCGCCGGCGCGATCTTCACCCTGGGAAGGATCCACGGGGTCCCCCGCCCGGGGATCGCCGCCACCCTTCCCACCCTGTCCGACAGGGAGATCTTGATCATCGACGTCGGAGCGACGGTCGATTGCGCCCCGCCTCATCTCCTTCACTTCGGGCTGATGGGAGGGAGTTACGCCCGCGACGTCATGGGGATATCGACACCGCGGATCGGCCTGTTGAACATCGGAGTGGAGAAGACAAAGGGGAACAAGCTCACCCAACGTGCGTTCTCGTTGCTTGAGGGAAGCCCTCTCCCGTTCGTTGGGAACGTAGAGGGGCATGACCTCCTCACCGATCCCGGAGTCGACGTCGTCGTCTGCGACGGGTTTGTGGGAAACGTCTTCCTCAAGGCGCTTGAGGGCGGAATAAACGCAGTGACCAGCTTCCTGCGGAACGGAATCCGCAGCGGAGGCCCCCGGGAGAAGCTCGGCGGGCTGTTGCTGCAACCGGTCTTCGCGGCGTTGCGGGAGCGACTCTCCTACGAGCGTCATGGTGGCGCGCCCCTCCTTGGGGTAAACGGGGTGGTGGTGATCGGGCACGGGCGCTCGGACGCCGCGGCGATCGCCGGAGCGATCAACGCGGCGCGACGGGCGGTAGCAGCGAGGCTGAACGAGCGGATCGCGCAGGGAATGAAAGGATGGGGAAACATTGGGAGCTAA
- a CDS encoding ketoacyl-ACP synthase III: MGAKILGTGSYLPKDVRTNDDLAQIVETSDEWIVKRTGIRTRHILEPDQDPAEIGIAAGKEALAAAGASPDDVDLLIVSTNFPEMICPGSAPFIAVGLGMKQQPFFDLKAGCSGFVYALTVASGLIDAGIYQHILVIGAEAMSRVIDWTDRRTCVLFGDGAGATLLGPGSPGEGVLGISLHAVGEQAMLIHLPGGGTRIPASHATVDAREHFVKMEGSGVYRSAAPMMDTATREALAAAGLGLEDVDWLIPHQANIRIIESLVRRLEFDPDRVIINIDRVANTSSASIPIALDEALRDGRINRGDVVVLTAFGAGVTYGAAVVRI; encoded by the coding sequence TTGGGAGCTAAGATACTCGGTACAGGAAGCTACTTGCCGAAAGACGTGAGGACAAACGACGATCTCGCCCAAATCGTGGAGACGTCGGATGAATGGATCGTGAAACGCACTGGAATCCGGACGCGGCACATCCTCGAGCCGGATCAAGACCCGGCGGAGATAGGGATCGCGGCCGGAAAGGAGGCCCTCGCCGCGGCCGGCGCATCCCCGGACGATGTTGACCTCTTGATAGTGTCCACCAACTTCCCGGAGATGATCTGCCCGGGGTCGGCGCCGTTCATCGCCGTCGGGCTCGGGATGAAGCAGCAGCCGTTCTTCGACCTCAAGGCCGGTTGTTCCGGGTTTGTCTACGCGCTGACCGTAGCCAGCGGGTTGATCGACGCCGGAATTTACCAACATATCCTCGTGATTGGGGCCGAGGCCATGTCGCGGGTGATCGATTGGACCGATCGCAGGACGTGCGTCCTGTTCGGAGACGGGGCCGGAGCCACCCTGCTCGGGCCGGGGAGTCCCGGGGAAGGGGTACTGGGGATCTCACTGCACGCGGTTGGGGAACAGGCAATGCTCATCCATCTTCCCGGTGGGGGAACGCGCATCCCGGCAAGTCATGCCACTGTTGACGCCAGGGAACACTTCGTGAAAATGGAGGGGTCCGGGGTGTACCGAAGTGCCGCACCAATGATGGATACCGCGACCAGGGAGGCATTGGCCGCTGCCGGACTGGGATTGGAAGACGTCGACTGGCTGATCCCGCATCAGGCGAACATCCGCATCATCGAATCCCTCGTGCGGCGCCTTGAATTCGATCCGGATCGGGTGATCATCAATATTGACCGAGTGGCAAATACTTCTAGTGCGTCTATTCCAATCGCCCTCGATGAAGCACTGCGCGACGGCCGCATTAACCGCGGAGACGTCGTCGTCCTCACCGCGTTCGGGGCCGGGGTGACCTACGGAGCAGCGGTGGTGCGGATCTGA
- a CDS encoding ACP S-malonyltransferase: MPGKTAFLFPGQGTVPEVLPPSSPLVDRLLAQAAAAGIDLKELIQDRQRIALTEFAQPAILIDSLAKDQALRAAGFAPDVVAGHSLGEYAALASSGVISPADALSVVIARGRLMGHVPGAMAAILKLDREEVEEVCAATGTSVANYNAPGQIVISGEAAAIEAAMRLAKERGGRAVRLNVSGPFHSPAMAPAQAGLAPRIEALEFRRPQVPVISGVSGKAETDPARLKELLLTQITACVRWEEAVNAMVGLGVRTAIEVGPGEVLTRIGRRITDRIEFLDYEEVSRGRA; this comes from the coding sequence ATGCCCGGAAAGACCGCATTCCTGTTCCCGGGGCAAGGGACGGTCCCGGAGGTCCTTCCACCTTCCTCTCCATTGGTCGACCGCCTCCTCGCCCAGGCCGCCGCGGCCGGGATCGACCTGAAAGAGCTGATTCAAGATCGCCAGCGGATAGCGCTCACCGAGTTCGCCCAGCCTGCGATCCTGATCGATTCCCTCGCCAAGGACCAGGCCCTCCGGGCCGCTGGGTTCGCTCCCGATGTCGTCGCCGGCCATTCTCTGGGGGAGTACGCCGCCCTGGCGAGCTCCGGGGTGATCTCCCCGGCCGATGCCCTGTCGGTGGTGATCGCGCGCGGGCGGTTGATGGGACACGTACCAGGAGCGATGGCCGCGATCTTGAAGCTCGATCGGGAGGAGGTGGAGGAGGTCTGCGCTGCAACCGGAACGAGCGTCGCCAACTACAACGCTCCTGGCCAGATCGTGATCTCGGGAGAAGCCGCTGCGATTGAGGCGGCGATGCGCCTCGCCAAAGAGCGGGGCGGTCGGGCGGTCAGGTTGAACGTCTCCGGGCCGTTTCACTCCCCCGCGATGGCCCCGGCGCAGGCGGGCCTCGCTCCGCGGATCGAGGCCCTCGAGTTCCGCCGTCCTCAGGTCCCGGTCATCTCCGGGGTGAGCGGGAAAGCGGAGACCGATCCGGCACGACTGAAGGAGCTCCTCTTGACACAGATCACTGCATGCGTACGCTGGGAAGAGGCGGTGAACGCAATGGTAGGGCTCGGGGTGCGGACGGCGATCGAGGTCGGGCCAGGCGAGGTACTGACCCGGATCGGAAGGAGGATCACCGACCGGATTGAATTCCTAGATTACGAGGAGGTGAGCCGTGGGAGAGCTTGA
- the fabG gene encoding 3-oxoacyl-[acyl-carrier-protein] reductase — protein MGELDGRVAVVTGGTRGIGRAIAVRLHREGCSVTVLARNEEAGTALEAEFPGMEFVPADVTDFAQLQEAAKEVYSRHGRVDFLVNNAGATRDRLLLRMGKEDWDRVIAVNLTGAYNTVRAFLRYIIRAEEGGIVTISSVVGETGNIGQANYAAAKAGLVGFSRSLAKEVAGRGVRVNVVAPGFIETEMTAGLSDEIRDSYISRIPLHRPGTADEVAEVVEFLLSPRASYITGQVIHVNGGLYP, from the coding sequence GTGGGAGAGCTTGACGGTCGAGTGGCGGTCGTCACCGGGGGAACACGCGGGATTGGAAGGGCGATCGCGGTCCGCTTGCATCGAGAAGGGTGTTCGGTTACAGTCCTCGCCCGCAATGAGGAAGCGGGAACGGCACTGGAGGCGGAGTTCCCGGGGATGGAGTTCGTACCGGCGGACGTGACCGACTTCGCGCAGCTTCAGGAGGCGGCAAAGGAGGTGTACTCCCGCCATGGTCGGGTCGATTTCCTCGTGAACAACGCCGGGGCGACGCGCGACCGTCTCCTCCTGCGGATGGGGAAGGAGGACTGGGACCGGGTGATAGCAGTGAACCTGACCGGAGCGTACAACACCGTTCGCGCCTTCCTCCGCTACATCATCCGCGCCGAGGAAGGAGGAATCGTGACCATCTCTTCGGTGGTGGGGGAGACGGGAAACATCGGCCAAGCGAACTACGCTGCAGCCAAGGCCGGGCTCGTCGGCTTCTCCCGCAGCCTGGCCAAGGAGGTCGCAGGGAGGGGAGTGCGGGTGAACGTCGTCGCGCCGGGGTTCATCGAGACCGAGATGACCGCGGGCCTGTCGGATGAGATACGGGATTCCTACATCTCCCGCATCCCGCTCCATCGCCCCGGGACGGCGGACGAAGTGGCGGAGGTGGTGGAGTTCTTGCTATCGCCCCGCGCTTCCTATATAACTGGGCAAGTTATCCATGTGAACGGGGGGCTTTACCCCTAA
- a CDS encoding acyl carrier protein, which translates to MSDIAERVKAIISDQLMVDPEEITEESSFVEDLGADSLDTVELIMEFEDEFGIEISDEDAEKITTVGEAIAYLEKLMEEKEEE; encoded by the coding sequence ATGAGCGACATCGCAGAACGGGTAAAGGCGATCATCTCCGATCAGTTGATGGTCGACCCGGAGGAGATTACAGAGGAGTCTTCGTTCGTCGAGGATCTCGGCGCTGATTCACTCGACACCGTCGAACTGATCATGGAGTTCGAGGACGAGTTCGGAATCGAGATCTCGGACGAGGACGCGGAGAAGATCACCACCGTCGGGGAGGCGATCGCCTACCTGGAAAAGCTGATGGAAGAGAAGGAAGAAGAATAA
- a CDS encoding ATPase: protein MREGERRGQVGKESVNPYYEGQKYPEPTVCPRCGLVYHDGRWQRAEGQPPPEANKSLCPACRRVADRNPAGFVYLSGGYLSAHREEILNLVQNQADAAAETRPLQRIMWIEDRDGGVEIATTNPHLATRIAKAVESACKGSLTIKQAPDEPLVRCYWERDD from the coding sequence ATGCGAGAAGGCGAACGACGGGGACAGGTGGGGAAGGAGAGCGTAAACCCCTACTACGAAGGGCAGAAGTATCCGGAACCGACCGTCTGCCCGCGCTGCGGGCTCGTCTACCATGATGGGAGGTGGCAGAGGGCCGAGGGACAACCGCCTCCGGAGGCAAACAAGAGCCTATGCCCGGCGTGTCGACGTGTGGCCGACCGGAACCCAGCCGGGTTCGTATACCTATCCGGCGGTTATCTCTCCGCTCATCGGGAAGAGATCCTCAACCTGGTCCAGAATCAGGCGGACGCGGCGGCTGAAACCAGGCCGCTACAGCGTATCATGTGGATCGAGGACCGGGACGGCGGAGTGGAGATCGCGACCACGAATCCCCACCTCGCCACCCGAATCGCCAAGGCGGTGGAGAGCGCATGCAAGGGGAGCTTGACGATCAAGCAGGCCCCGGACGAGCCGCTCGTCCGTTGCTACTGGGAGCGGGATGACTGA
- a CDS encoding metallophosphoesterase family protein, with product MTRIGIISDIHGNLPALEAVLSALNAEGAETVIFCGDLVGYGPWPGEVIARMQGSSIGVQGNHDAAACGALPTNHFTPAARAAIDWIRSRLSAADIAYLSSLPLTREVEGMTVVHGSPRGPLWEYILDPWTAAESLSLLSTDINLFGHSHIQGGFVADGEKVEPIDPRAGTIELVPGLRYLINPGSVGQPRDGDPRAAYAILDLKQGTIAYHRISYDISAVQREIIRVGLPRELADRLSVGR from the coding sequence ATGACCAGGATCGGGATCATCTCTGACATCCATGGGAACCTCCCCGCGCTGGAGGCGGTCCTGTCCGCCCTGAACGCGGAGGGAGCGGAGACGGTGATCTTCTGTGGCGACCTGGTCGGGTACGGCCCATGGCCCGGGGAGGTGATCGCCCGGATGCAGGGATCCTCGATCGGGGTGCAGGGGAACCACGACGCCGCCGCCTGCGGTGCGCTTCCGACGAACCATTTTACGCCCGCGGCGCGGGCGGCGATCGACTGGATCCGCTCCCGGTTATCCGCGGCTGATATCGCGTACCTCTCCTCCCTCCCGTTGACGCGGGAGGTGGAGGGGATGACGGTCGTGCACGGGAGCCCGCGCGGTCCGCTTTGGGAATACATCCTCGATCCATGGACCGCAGCGGAGAGCCTTTCCCTGTTGTCCACCGACATCAATCTATTCGGCCACTCCCACATCCAGGGGGGGTTCGTTGCCGACGGCGAGAAGGTTGAGCCGATCGATCCACGGGCGGGAACCATCGAGCTCGTTCCCGGCCTCCGCTACCTGATCAACCCGGGGAGCGTCGGCCAGCCGCGCGATGGTGACCCGCGGGCGGCGTACGCGATCCTCGACCTCAAACAGGGAACCATCGCGTATCACCGCATCTCTTACGATATCAGCGCGGTGCAACGGGAGATCATCCGCGTCGGCCTCCCGCGTGAGCTTGCGGATCGGCTGAGCGTGGGGCGATGA
- a CDS encoding inositol monophosphatase produces the protein MMEQTELAAAVRAARAAGAILRAGLRSEKHATTKAHARDPVTVFDKQSESVIAAILQEGFPDYGILSEEGLDTTGKSRCRWVIDPLDGTNNFLRGLPQFAVSIGLECSGIPVVGCVYDPSRDELFTAIRGEGAYLNGAPIRVSEKTSRADLLLAVEFSSYPPRARILHRRLARAIGEVRGIRALGAAALDLSYVAAGRVDGALFLSLSPWDVAAGCLIVAEAGGTVTDLSGARLTDPEQGLLATNGRVHATVLALTGE, from the coding sequence ATGATGGAGCAAACGGAGCTGGCAGCCGCTGTCCGGGCGGCGCGGGCGGCCGGGGCGATCCTCCGCGCCGGGCTTCGGTCGGAGAAGCACGCTACGACCAAGGCGCACGCCCGCGACCCGGTGACGGTGTTCGACAAGCAGAGCGAGTCAGTCATCGCCGCCATCCTCCAGGAGGGGTTCCCGGACTACGGTATCCTCTCCGAGGAGGGGCTCGATACCACCGGAAAATCCCGGTGCCGCTGGGTGATCGACCCCCTCGACGGGACGAATAACTTCCTGCGGGGCCTCCCCCAGTTCGCCGTCTCGATCGGGCTCGAATGCTCCGGGATCCCCGTGGTTGGCTGCGTCTACGACCCGAGCCGGGATGAGCTCTTCACCGCGATCAGGGGGGAAGGGGCATACCTGAACGGTGCCCCGATCCGAGTGAGCGAGAAGACCTCCCGCGCGGATCTCCTGCTCGCGGTCGAGTTTTCCTCCTACCCGCCCCGGGCCCGGATTCTTCACCGCCGGCTGGCGCGGGCGATCGGGGAGGTACGGGGTATACGCGCCCTCGGGGCGGCCGCCCTCGATCTCTCCTACGTCGCCGCCGGGAGGGTGGATGGAGCGCTGTTCCTCTCCCTCTCCCCGTGGGACGTCGCCGCCGGGTGTCTCATCGTCGCCGAAGCCGGGGGGACGGTCACCGACCTCTCCGGCGCCCGGCTGACCGATCCTGAACAGGGACTCCTCGCCACGAACGGGAGGGTCCACGCTACAGTTCTCGCGCTTACAGGGGAGTAG
- a CDS encoding RsmB/NOP family class I SAM-dependent RNA methyltransferase translates to MGLERYHGIIPDWDRFITTCSTPLPTVIRANTLRIAPSELRTRLEEKGFTLAPYPGLPWLFRVEEDCVTKTIEHWLGLFYSQEATQALPVLALAPQPGERVLDMCAAPGGKTTQIAAEMENSGLLVANEPNGRRQQALLSNLNRLSVLNAAVTAYRGEMFPLGEKFDRVLIDAPCSAEGTLRKSPSLRDGATEATIRRLAGIQRRLILRGYELLKPGGVLVYSTCTFAPEEDEAVVSFLLSSRDAHVEPLALPLPHSPGITAWNGEEFSPEVAGCARIYPHHFDSGGGFIARIRRG, encoded by the coding sequence GTGGGACTCGAACGCTATCACGGGATCATCCCTGATTGGGATCGGTTCATCACCACCTGCTCCACCCCCCTCCCAACCGTCATCAGGGCGAACACGCTCCGGATCGCCCCATCGGAGTTGCGGACGCGACTGGAGGAGAAGGGGTTCACCCTCGCCCCCTACCCCGGCCTCCCGTGGCTGTTCCGGGTCGAGGAGGACTGCGTCACTAAGACGATCGAGCACTGGCTCGGGCTGTTCTACTCCCAGGAGGCGACCCAGGCCCTCCCGGTCCTGGCCCTCGCCCCACAGCCGGGGGAGCGGGTCCTCGACATGTGCGCCGCCCCTGGGGGGAAGACGACGCAGATCGCGGCAGAGATGGAAAACTCCGGCCTCCTCGTCGCCAACGAGCCGAACGGCCGGCGCCAGCAAGCCCTCCTCTCCAACCTGAACCGCCTCTCGGTCCTGAATGCAGCCGTCACCGCCTACCGCGGGGAGATGTTCCCGCTGGGGGAGAAATTCGACCGCGTACTGATCGACGCCCCGTGCTCGGCCGAGGGGACCCTGCGCAAGTCCCCGTCCCTCCGGGATGGAGCGACAGAGGCGACGATCCGGCGCCTGGCCGGGATCCAACGTCGGTTGATCCTGCGGGGTTACGAGCTCCTCAAGCCAGGCGGGGTACTCGTCTATTCCACCTGCACCTTTGCCCCGGAGGAGGATGAAGCCGTCGTCTCGTTCCTCCTTTCCTCCCGCGACGCCCACGTCGAACCACTCGCGCTCCCTCTCCCCCACTCCCCGGGGATCACCGCATGGAACGGGGAGGAGTTCTCCCCGGAGGTGGCCGGCTGCGCCCGCATCTATCCCCATCACTTCGACTCCGGAGGTGGGTTCATTGCCCGAATCAGACGAGGTTAG